Within Caulobacter segnis, the genomic segment GTGGCGACCTTGCGGTCGGCCGTCATCACCGCGAGCGCCGAATTTTGGCTGGTCACCGGCAGGACGCCTACCCAGCCGGACTCGTTGCTTCCGACCTTGAAGCCCTGGGCCAGCGGCAGGTCCGCGCCGCGGCGGAAGGTGAACTCGGCGGTCAGGTTGGGCTGGTCCGAACCGCCCATGCCGGTGTTCTGCGGATCGCCCGTCTGGGCCATGAAATCGCTGATCACCCGGAAGAAGGTCAGGCCGTCGTAGAAGCCGCTCTTCACCAGCCCGCGCACGCGTTCGACATGGTTCGGCGCGACCTGCGGATAGAGCTCGGCGATAATCCGGCCCTTGTTGGTCTCCACGACGATGACGTTATTCGGGTCAGGGGTGCGCCAGTCGGAGACACTCTGGGCCGAGGCCGCCCCAAAGGAGGTCGCAGCGGCGGCGAGCGCCAGCGCGGCGGCGGTCATGGCGAGCTTCATCGAATACCCCGAACAGAATAGGTCGCGGCCGGGCGTAGAACGACACGGCCTCCCCGACAAGTGCGGTGGCTGTTGAAGCGCAGGATTTCGGCCGGATCGGGGCGGAGCCCGCGCGCCCTACGCGTGGGCCGGCCGCCAGTGCGGATAGGTGACATAGGCGGTCGTCGCGCCCTCTTCGTGAGCACGAATGGTCACCGCCTCTCCCTTGGGCATGTAGATGATCTCGCCAGGCCCGGCGGTGACCGTCCCCGCGTCGGACGAAACCGAGATCCGCCCTTCGAGCACGATCATGACGTCGTCGACGGCCATCGTCTCGGCGAGCGTCTGCCCCGGTCCATACCGTCCATAGCCGATGGTGACCGGTCCGCCATGCCGCTCATCGACAACATTGCCCACGAAGACGTCGGCGTCTTGTCCGGGTGAACGCTCCAGCGACGTCTCCGCGATCGAGAACTTGCCGACCTTCATCACCCTGCTCCATGGGCCGCGAGGTGCGAGGAGTACGGTTGGTCGGCGAGGAAGTTCCCGATGGGGTCAGCGCTTGCCGACCTTGGCCAGCAATTGCTCGGCGACGCCGCTTGGCACGAACTTGGAGATATCGCCGCCCAGGGCCGCGATCTCCTTGACCAGACGCGAGGCGATCGCCTGGTGGCGCGGATCGGCCATCAGAAAGACGGTCTCGATCTCGCGATCCAGCTGCTGGTTCATCGCCGTCATCTGGAATTCGTATTCGAAGTCGGCCACGGCCCTCAGGCCGCGCACGATCATCTGGGCGTTCACGTCCCGGGCGAAGTGCATCAGCAGGCTCTCGAACGGCCGGACCTCGATCTCGGCGATCTTGGTCAGGTGCGCCGTCTCGCGCTGCAGGATCGCGACCCGTTCGTCCAAGGAGAACAGCGGCCCCTTGCCCGTATTCACCGCCACGCCGATCACCAGCTTGTCGACCAGCTTCACGGCCCGCCCGATGATGTCGAGGTGACCATTGGTGACCGGATCGAAGGTCCCCGGATAAAGCCCGACCCGCATGCAACCCCCTGCTCTAAGGGTTCGAGGGGTTACAGGGTCTCTTCCGCCCCATTGTCCTCGCCCTGGTTGTCGTCTCCGCCGGAATCGGCGAGGCGCTCGACGCTGACGACGTGTTCGTCCTGCGCGGTGCGGAAGATGGTTACGCCCTGAGTATTCCGCGCTGCAACACGAATTTGCGAGACGGGCACCCGGATGAGCTGACCTTGATCCGTCACCAGCAGGATTTGGTCGCTTTCCTCGATGGGGAACGAGCCGACCAAACGCCCGCCGCGCTTGCTGAGATCTTGAGCGGCCAGGCCCTGACCGCCACGGCCCGTGCGGCGGAAATCGTAGGCGCTGGTGCGCTTGCCGAAGCCTTCCGACGACACAGTCAGCAGGATTTCCTCGGCCGCGCCGAGCTCGGCGATGCGTTCCGGCGTCAGAGTGGTTTCGTCGCCGTCCTCATCGCCCTCCTCCACGGCGGCGGGGGCGTCGTCGCCCTCCTCGCCGGCAGCGCGCAGCATGGCGCGCTGGTGCTTGAGGTAGGCGGCGCGTTCGGCCGGGGTGGCGTCGACGCTGCGCAGCACGGCCATCGAGATGACGGTGTCCCCGCCCGCCAGCTTCACGCCGCGCACGCCGGTCGAGTCACGGCTGGCGAACACGCGCACCTCGTCGACCGAGAAGCGGATGCAGCGGCCGGCGGCCGTGGTCAGCAGGACATCCTGATCGGCGTTGCAGACCGACACGCCGACGATGCCGTCGCCTTCGTCCAGCTTCATGGCGATCTTGCCGTTGCGGCGGACGTCAACGAAGTCGCTGAGCTTGTTGCGACGCACGCTGCCCGAGCGAGTGGCGAACA encodes:
- a CDS encoding peptidylprolyl isomerase, giving the protein MKLAMTAAALALAAAATSFGAASAQSVSDWRTPDPNNVIVVETNKGRIIAELYPQVAPNHVERVRGLVKSGFYDGLTFFRVISDFMAQTGDPQNTGMGGSDQPNLTAEFTFRRGADLPLAQGFKVGSNESGWVGVLPVTSQNSALAVMTADRKVATWGNFCPGVLGMARAGDPDSANSQFFFMRQTNASLDKTYTAFGRVLQGVDVVRNIKTGEPVPDPQDKMISVKLLADLPADKRPTIQVMNTGSAAFKALVAKRQGELGGSFTNCDVDVPVQVK
- a CDS encoding AraC family ligand binding domain-containing protein; this translates as MKVGKFSIAETSLERSPGQDADVFVGNVVDERHGGPVTIGYGRYGPGQTLAETMAVDDVMIVLEGRISVSSDAGTVTAGPGEIIYMPKGEAVTIRAHEEGATTAYVTYPHWRPAHA
- the coaD gene encoding pantetheine-phosphate adenylyltransferase → MRVGLYPGTFDPVTNGHLDIIGRAVKLVDKLVIGVAVNTGKGPLFSLDERVAILQRETAHLTKIAEIEVRPFESLLMHFARDVNAQMIVRGLRAVADFEYEFQMTAMNQQLDREIETVFLMADPRHQAIASRLVKEIAALGGDISKFVPSGVAEQLLAKVGKR